The Fusobacterium periodonticum 1_1_41FAA genomic sequence TCTAGTTCTCCGTTAATCTCTATAATTTGTATATCATCTTTCATTCTTTCTAAAATTTCAAAGTTATTTTCCATTTTATACTGCCTCCTTAATTCTTTTCTCTACCTTAATAATAGTACCTTTACTTTTCTTTTCAATCTCAAAAACATCCACTAACTTTCTAGCAATTGATAAACCAAACCCACCATCTTCTTTACTATCTAAACTTTCATCAAAACCTCTACCAAAGTCTTCAACAGTTAAGAAAATAGTATTATTATAATAATTTAGCACTACTTCTATCTCACCTTGACTATCGCTATAAGCATGTTCTACTGCATTAGTAGTTAGTTCATCTACAACTGACAGTAGTTGTATTTCATCTAACTCACTTATATTGTGTTCCCTGAGATAAACTCTGATCATAGCTCTAACTGTGGATAAACCCTCTAAAAAAGATGGAATAAATATTTTAACTTTATTTATTTCTTCATCAAAATTGTTCATAGGGCTCACTCCTTTTCTTTTAGGTCAAATATTAACCATTTCTTATTTTGTTTGTCATAGATAAAGATCAAATCAAAATAATAAGTATCTTCGTTCATATTCAGAGCTAATATCGAACTAGGATACTCAGTTGTATAAGATGGCTGAGACACAAATATATTCAATTTTGTAAAGTCGATATTTTGTAATTTTTCTAAAATATATCTGTTTCTATAACTATCTTTTGTGTTCTCTTTAATGTAAGCAAGATTATTTTCACTTAAATTACTCTTTATCTTGTCTTTAAATAAAATCAATGCTTGTTTTTCATTTTGAGAAAAACCTTTTTGTACATAGTTATTATTAGAGCATGATATTAATAAAAAAACCATTGCAATTAATAATATAATTTTTTTCATAATAGACACCTCTACCTTTTTATCATATCACATAAAAATAATAAAATCAAGACTTGATATTAAACAATGTGTCTACTTTTTTAACAACTTCATCTTCTGAAACCTCTGAAAGATTAAACCACACATATTCTTTATCAGCCTTAAACCATGTGAATTGTCTCTTAGCATAATGTCTTGAATTTAATTTAATTTTATAGCTTGCTTCTTCAAGACTACTAAGCCCATTAAAATAATCTATAAGTTCATTATAGCCAATTATATTTAAACTATATAATTTTTCTCCATATATTTTGTAAAGATTTTCTACCTCTTTAACTAAGCCTTCTTCAAACATTATGTCAACTCTTTTATTAATTCTATCATAAAGTTCTTCTCTGTTTCTTTCTAAGGCTATCTTTAAAAAGCTAAAATTATTGTTCTTAATATTCTTTTTTGAAAGCTCTGAAAATTTTTGATTAGTCAACATAAAAACTTCAACCACTCTTTCAAGTCTAACTCTATTGTTGGGGTGAATTTCTTTTGTTGCTTCCTCATCATATTTTAAAGCTAGTTCAAGCAAAGTTTGATTATCTAAACTTGCTAAATATTCTCTAGTTTTTTTATCTGCTTCTGGTAAAACAGATAGTCCATTAGTCACTGAATTTATATATAGTCCTGTTCCTCCAACCAACATGAAATTCTTTTCAGGATTTTGATTTAATATCTTATTTACATCTTTTTCAAAATTCCCAACACTGTATTTTGCTATTGGCTCAAGTATATCTATTAAATGATGTTCTACTCCTTGCTTTTCTTTTTCACTTATCTTAGCAGTTCCAATATTTAAGCCTTTATAGACTTGAGCAGAGTCGGAAGAAATTATCTCAGCATTCAATAATTTTGCTAAGTCTATTGAGATTTTAGTCTTTCCAACCCCAGTAGGTCCTGCTATGACTATAGCCTTATTCAAAATACTCAAACTCTACATCTGCTATTTTTACTGTATCCCCATCTTGTACACCAAATTCTTGTAGAGCTTCCTCCAATCCTAAATTTCTCATCATATGTAAGAAAGTAATAAGTGATTCATCGTCCATACCTATTACATATTTTGCTAAAACATCATCTACTATTCTTCCACCAACAACTATTGCATCTTCTTCATCTCTTGTGATTTCGAAGTCTTCTTTTTCTATCTTCAATTCTTTTAATAATTTTGTGATATCTACTTCTTCTTCTAAAGGTTCTCTTTCAATTTTAGATAACATATCATAAGTTTTATATAAAATTTCTTTTAAACCTTCATTTAAAAGCACTGATACAGGATAGATTTCAATTCCTTTTTCTGCTAAATAGCTTTTAAATTTTTCAAATTTTTCCATATCCCAAATTAAATCCATTTTATTAGCAATAACTATTTGTTTTTTATTTGCTAATTTTTCACTGAATTTTCTTAATTCCTCATTGATTTTTTCAAAATCTTCAATACAATCTCTGCCTTCTATCTCAGCAGCATCAACTATATGATAAATCATTTTACATCTTTCAATATGTCTTAAGAATTTATCTCCTAGTCCTACACCTTCATGAGCACCTTCAATAAGCCCTGGTATATCTGCTATAACAAAAGATTTTCCTTCTTCTAGTCTAACAACTCCAAGTTTTGGCTCAAGAGTTGTAAAGTGGTAGCTTCCTACCTTAGAGTTCGCAGCTGAAACCTTATTTATAAAGCTTGACTTTCCAACTGATGGATATCCAACAAGAGCCACATCAGCTAAAAGTTTTAATTCTAGTTTAACTTTTATCTCTGCTCCTTCTCCACCTTTTTCTGCAATCTTTGGAGCTTTTCTTACAGAGTTTTTAAAGTGCACATTTCCATATCCACCTTTTCCACCTTTTAGTAAAACTCTTTTCTCACCATTTACATTCATATCAAGAATTAATTTTCCTGTTGTAAAGTCTCTAACTTGTGTACCAACTGGAACTTTAATAATTAAATCTTCACCTTTTTTTCCATACATTTGTTTCTTTTGTCCGTTTTCTCCATTTTGAGCTTTAAATAATTTCTTAAATTTAAAGTCAATAAGAGTGTTGATATTAGAATCAGCTACAAAGACTACATCTCCACCTTTTCCTCCATCTCCACCATCTGGACCTCCAAATTGAATAAATTTTTCCCTTCTAAAAGCTGCTGAACCGTCTCCACCATTCCCAGCTTTAACTGTTATAATAACTTCATCTATAAACATTATTTACCTCACTTTTTTAAATTTTATAATAAAAAGAATATTTCTAAACAGGCTACTGCGACGTCCATTAATATTGAAAGAGCATTTGTGGAGCTCTTGAAATATTAATGGCTGGCAAGTAGCCAATTAGAAATTTAAGTTAATTATAATTTTTTTTATTCTTTTTATTATACCAAATTTTTTATACATCTGCTATTTTATTTTTCAACAAATTTCAATTCTGATGACAATAAATTATCATTTTCATAATTAAGAATTAGTTGAAAAAAAGGAGCATCTTTTTCTAACAATTCTAAAAAAATTCTGTCCCCCTCCCAAAGATTTAACTTATAGATTTCAGATTTATCTATCCATTTTAAATCTCCCTCTGAGCACTCTTGAATTTCTCCAGAAAAATTTTTAGAAGTATATAAGTACATCTCTAAAGGCTCATCTTCATTATAGTTGAAAATTACTATACCTCTATGAACATAGTCAATTAAATCTAGCCCTGTTTCTTCTTTTACCTCTCTTATTAGGCATTGCTCAGGAGTCTCTCCTTTTTCTAATTTTCCTCCCACTCCTAACCATTTATTTTTATTTATATCATTTTCTTTTTTTGTTCTATGCAACATAAGATATTTATTTTCTTTTTCTAAATAACATAGAGTTGTTATCATATATTTCCTCCCTTACAAAACATTTCAAATTCTTCCTGCCAATTATTAGAAATATGTTCAAAGTAAAATTCAAAAGTTTTTTCTAAATTTTCTTCAACAAATTTTACTATTTCATCATAGTTATTATTTGCTTGAGTCTCATTTAAACTATTGTAATATTCTAATCTATCTTCATTTTTTATTATACAAATAGGATATCCTGCTTTCATAAGTTCAAAATTCATTACCAATCTACCTGTTCTTCCATTTCCATCAGAAAAAGGATGTATTTTTTCAAAATTAGCATGAAATTTAGCTATTTTTTCAATAATATTTTCATTTGAAGAAAAATAATCTTTTAAAATTTTTTCTAAATCTTCTTTTACAAAAATAGGATCAGATGTTTCAAAAGTTGAACCTGCTATCTTGTTTTTAAATTTTTTAAATTGCCCAGCAATCTCAGGATCAACTGGTCCCAAAATAAGACTATGAAATTCTTTAATAAGTCTAAGAGATAAAACTTCATTTTCTTTAATTATATTATTCAAAAAATTAATAGCATATTCTTGTCCCTTAACTTCAAGATGGTCTTTTAAAGATTTTCCTTTTACAGTTACCCCGTATTCTAATATAACTTCTGTTTCCTGTCTTGTAAGAGAGTTACCTTCAATAGCATTAGTATTATATATGAAATCATTTCTTAAAGTATTTTCAATTCTAGAAAGTATAGATTTTTGAATAGGTCTTTTAGAGTTTAAAAAACTTTTATAAAGTTCTATTTTTTTCATTTCCCTTCTCCTTTTTAAAGATTTTCTACATTATATTATATTACATATTTTAAAAAAAGTCATATGTATATACATATGATTAACAGCTAGCTTATAGTATGCTATAATTAGTTACTTTCTACACTAAAAAGGAGATATATTTGAAACAAAATCAAAAATTAATATGTGAAAATAAAAAAGTCAGGCATGTGTGGTAGTCCTGACTTTTTGCTTTTATAATAAAAAAATAAATATATTTCAAGATGTTCTTTTTGAGATGACAGACTTTTATAACTCCACCACCTCTTGTGTGTTAGGAGCTTCTATTTGAGCTCCTCTTGATGCTTCTATTTTAGCTTGGAGATCTTTGAGCTCCTCTAAGTATTTTTGCTTATCAAATGAATATGCTTTTTTACCTAAGTTTATTCCATTAGTAGAAATTGAAGGTCCTTCTTCAAGCATTTTTATACTTTCTGAGTTTCTAATTCTTTCAGCAATAGCCTCATCTATTTTAGCTTCAGAATTAGCTTTTTTATAAACATAATAACTTAATGAACCAACAAATAATGTAAAAATACCTAATCCAAAAATTCCAAACAAATCATCGTTATTATTACTCATTTTCATTCCCCCTCTAAAATATAAGTTATGTTTTGATTATATACCTTTTATGTAAAAAAGTCTATATTTATGCTAAAATAAAAGAAAACTTTTAGGAAGTGGAAAAGTGGAAAATATTTTACTAGAAGCATTGAAAACAAGTAGTATAGATTTTAATATAGATTCAGATGAGAAATATCAATATGAGTTAATAGCCAATGGAGAAGAAAAGATTGTTACAAGACTTAGAAAATACTTTGAGGATTGTGATGAATTTGTAATCTCTGTTGCTTTTATAACTATGGGAGGTATTTCTCTTTTTTTGGAAGAATTAAAAAATCTTGAAAATAAAGGAATTAAAGGAAAAATTTTAACAGGAGATTACTTGACTTTCACAGAGCCAAAAGCCTTAAAGAAACTTCTATCATATAAAAATATAGATTTAAAAGTTGCAACTAATAGAAAACATCATACTAAGGCATATTTCTTTAGAAAGGGAAATATTTGGACTTTAATTGTAGGAAGTAGTAACTTAACTCAAGGAGCTTTGACTGTTAATTTTGAATGGAATATAAAGGTAAATTCTCTTGAAAATGGAAAGATAGTTAAATCAGTTTTAGAAACTTTTAATAAAGAATTTGATAATTTAAAAACTTTAACAGAAGAAGATATAGAAAACTATCAAAAAAGATATGAACAACTTAAAAACTTAATTGAAGCTAATAATCAAAATATAGATTTGAATGAAATTAAGCCTAATTCTATGCAAGTACAAGCCTTAAAAAATTTGGAAGAAACAAGAACAGAAAACGATAGAGCCTTGCTTATCAGTGCAACAGGAACTGGAAAAACCTATCTTTCAGCCTTTGATGTGAAACAAGCTAAGGCAAAGAAAATACTTTTTGTAGCACATAGAAAAGTTATTTTAGAAAGATCTAAAATTAGTTATCAAAGAATTTTAAAGAATAAAAAGCTAGAAATTTTTGATTCTAATTTTCAAATAAATGATAAAGATGAAGTAGTTTTTGCTATGGTACAGACTTTAAATAAGGAGAAAAATTTGAATATTTTTCCAAAAGACTACTTTGACTACATCATTATAGATGAAGTACATCATGGGGGAGCTAAGACTTATCAAAGTATTTTTGAATATTTTAAACCTAAGTTTCTATTGGGTATAACTGCAACTCCTGAAAGAACAGATGACTTTAATATTTATCAACTATTTAATTACAATGTCGCCTATGAAATCCGTTTACAAGATGCTATGAAAGAAGAACTGCTTTGTCCTTTCCATTATTTTGGGATTTCAGATATTGTAATTGATGGTGAAAGCATAGATGAAAAAACATCTATAAAAAATCTTACTTCTGATGAAAGAGTGAGACACATTTTAGAAAAAAGTAAGTATTATTCATATAGTGGAGAGAAATTACATTGCCTAGTTTTTGTTTCAAAGGTTGAAGAAGCTAAAATATTAGTTGAGAAATTTTTAGAACAAGGTGTAAAAGCCCTTGCTTTAAGTTCTGAGAATTCTGATAATGAAAGAGAAGAAGCTATAAGGAAGCTAGAAGAAGGAGAAATAGAATATATCATATCTGTTGATATATTCAATGAAGGGGTGGATATACCTTGTGTCAATCAGGTGATACTTTTAAGACCTACCACTTCTGCAATAGTATATATTCAACAACTGGGTAGAGGTTTAAGAAAGCATAAAAATAAAGCCTATACTGTAGTTTTAGATTTTATTGGTAACTATGAGAAAAATTTCTTAATTCCAATAGCCATATCTCAAAATAATAGCTACGATAAAGACTTTATGAAAAGATTTCTTATGAATGCAACTGACTTTTTAGCTGGGGAAAGTTCTATAAGTTTTGATGAAATCTCAAAGGAAAGAATTTTTGAAAATATCAACAAAGTCAATTTTTCTAATAGAAAACTTATAGAAGAAGACTTTAAATTACTTGAAAGTCAATTAGGTAGAATTCCTTATCTATATGATTTCTATATAAAGAATATGCTGTCACCCACTGTGATTTTAAAGTACAAAAAAGATTATGATGAAGTCTTAAAAAATATAGCACCTAAATATAGGGCAGGTTCATTAAATAGCATTGAAAAGAAATTTTTGATATTCCTATCAACTTTCTTTACTCCTGCAAAAAGAGTACATGAAATGTTGATATTAAAAGAATTATTTGTTAAAGAGAAATTAAATATAGGAGATATTGAAAGCATATTGAAAGATAAATATTCTTTAATTAATCAAAAAAATAATATAAAAAATGCTTTTGAACATCTATCTAAAGAAATATTTATTACTCTATCTACAACAAAGACTTTTGAGCCTGTGCTATACAGAAAAGAGAATTACTATTTCTTAGATGAGAATTTTAAAAACTCATATAGTAGCAATTCATATTTTAAAATTTTAATAGATGATTTAATAAAATATAATCTAGCTTTTGCTGAAAATAACTACAATAATTTTGCAAAAGAAAGTATAAAACTTTTTGGAGAGTATACTAAGCAAGAAGCATTTTGGTATCTTAATTTGAATTTTAATAATGGCTTCCAAGTTAGTGGCTACACTCCTTTTGAAAATGAAAGAAAACTTTTAATTTTCATCACTATGGATAATTTATCTGAAAGAGCTGACTATTCAAATGAGTTCTATGACAGTCAAACTTTCAGTTGGTTTTCAAAATCTAGCCGTTACTTGAAAAAAGATAATAAAGTAACTATTGAAGGTAAGATTGCCGAAAATTTCTATGAGATAAATGTTTTTGTAAAGAAAAATAATGGAGAAAATTTTTATTATTTAGGAGATGTTGAAAAGGTTCTATCTGCTAAAGAAATAAAGGATAGTCAAGGGAAATCTATGGTTAAATATATTTTTAAGTTGAAGAAAGATGTCAAAAAAGAATTGTTAGACTACTTCAATATGTAAAAATATTTGACAGAATAATAAAATAAATTCTATAATGTAAAAAATAAGTTAATTATTTAAAAACAATAAATTTAAAAGGGAGATGTTTAAGATGAAAAGAGTTATTAACACAACAAATGCACCAGCTGCACTAGGACCTTATTCTCAAGCTATTGAAGCAAACGGAGTTTTATATGTATCAGGACAAATTCCTTTTGTTCCAGCTACAATGACATTAGTTTCTGAAGATGTTGAAGAACAAACAAAACAATCTTTAGAAAACATAGGAGCTATCTTAAAAGAAGCTGGATATGATTTTAAAGATGTTGTTAGTGCAACAGTTTACATCAAAGATATGAACGATTTCACTAAAATAAATGGAGTTTACGACAAATATTTAGGTGAAGTTAAACCTGCAAGAGCTTGTGTTGAAGTTGCTAGATTACCAAAAGATGTTAAAGTTGAAATTGGAGTTATAGCTGTTAAATAGAATTATTATATAATATCTAAAGAGTGAGTAAGATAGTTATCCGAAAGCTCTTTTTTTAGGTAAAAAGCAGGTTGTAACGGCAATTACAACCCACATAAAATTAAATCAATAAAAACAATTAAAAATTAAAATTAATTGTTAAACTGACATTTTTAGATATTAATAATAAAAATAAAATTATTAAAAATATCAGAGTGTAAACTGTGTGCCTATTCAAAATCTTCACCTCCAATTTGGCTAATGATTCAATAGGGAGGCTTTTCTATTATACCATTGACATTTAAAAAATAAAATATTATAATTGATTTAGATATACAAAGTTATATCTGTGTAGACTGTATGTAAACAGAGGTAAAACATCACTAACGGCAATTGGTGATGTTTTTATTTTATTGACAATAATAACCTTATATAGTACCATAAGAATAAGAAACAAATAGGTGCTTATTGGCTTAATAAAGGAAGTTGGGTGAGAATCCCACACAGCAAATGCTACTGTATGGTGGACGAAATTACAATAACCACTGGGAAACTGGGAAGGTGTAAAAGTAGATTGAAACTAAGTCAGGAGACTTACCATTATTAATATTTTTTTGATTAGGCATCTTCTGTTTCCTAATCTTTTTTATTTTATTCATAAAATATTATATATTTAAGAGGAGGAAGTATGAAGAAAAAATTTATATTATTGGCTTT encodes the following:
- a CDS encoding DEAD/DEAH box helicase; its protein translation is MENILLEALKTSSIDFNIDSDEKYQYELIANGEEKIVTRLRKYFEDCDEFVISVAFITMGGISLFLEELKNLENKGIKGKILTGDYLTFTEPKALKKLLSYKNIDLKVATNRKHHTKAYFFRKGNIWTLIVGSSNLTQGALTVNFEWNIKVNSLENGKIVKSVLETFNKEFDNLKTLTEEDIENYQKRYEQLKNLIEANNQNIDLNEIKPNSMQVQALKNLEETRTENDRALLISATGTGKTYLSAFDVKQAKAKKILFVAHRKVILERSKISYQRILKNKKLEIFDSNFQINDKDEVVFAMVQTLNKEKNLNIFPKDYFDYIIIDEVHHGGAKTYQSIFEYFKPKFLLGITATPERTDDFNIYQLFNYNVAYEIRLQDAMKEELLCPFHYFGISDIVIDGESIDEKTSIKNLTSDERVRHILEKSKYYSYSGEKLHCLVFVSKVEEAKILVEKFLEQGVKALALSSENSDNEREEAIRKLEEGEIEYIISVDIFNEGVDIPCVNQVILLRPTTSAIVYIQQLGRGLRKHKNKAYTVVLDFIGNYEKNFLIPIAISQNNSYDKDFMKRFLMNATDFLAGESSISFDEISKERIFENINKVNFSNRKLIEEDFKLLESQLGRIPYLYDFYIKNMLSPTVILKYKKDYDEVLKNIAPKYRAGSLNSIEKKFLIFLSTFFTPAKRVHEMLILKELFVKEKLNIGDIESILKDKYSLINQKNNIKNAFEHLSKEIFITLSTTKTFEPVLYRKENYYFLDENFKNSYSSNSYFKILIDDLIKYNLAFAENNYNNFAKESIKLFGEYTKQEAFWYLNLNFNNGFQVSGYTPFENERKLLIFITMDNLSERADYSNEFYDSQTFSWFSKSSRYLKKDNKVTIEGKIAENFYEINVFVKKNNGENFYYLGDVEKVLSAKEIKDSQGKSMVKYIFKLKKDVKKELLDYFNM
- the miaA gene encoding tRNA (adenosine(37)-N6)-dimethylallyltransferase MiaA, which produces MSILNKAIVIAGPTGVGKTKISIDLAKLLNAEIISSDSAQVYKGLNIGTAKISEKEKQGVEHHLIDILEPIAKYSVGNFEKDVNKILNQNPEKNFMLVGGTGLYINSVTNGLSVLPEADKKTREYLASLDNQTLLELALKYDEEATKEIHPNNRVRLERVVEVFMLTNQKFSELSKKNIKNNNFSFLKIALERNREELYDRINKRVDIMFEEGLVKEVENLYKIYGEKLYSLNIIGYNELIDYFNGLSSLEEASYKIKLNSRHYAKRQFTWFKADKEYVWFNLSEVSEDEVVKKVDTLFNIKS
- the obgE gene encoding GTPase ObgE, whose protein sequence is MFIDEVIITVKAGNGGDGSAAFRREKFIQFGGPDGGDGGKGGDVVFVADSNINTLIDFKFKKLFKAQNGENGQKKQMYGKKGEDLIIKVPVGTQVRDFTTGKLILDMNVNGEKRVLLKGGKGGYGNVHFKNSVRKAPKIAEKGGEGAEIKVKLELKLLADVALVGYPSVGKSSFINKVSAANSKVGSYHFTTLEPKLGVVRLEEGKSFVIADIPGLIEGAHEGVGLGDKFLRHIERCKMIYHIVDAAEIEGRDCIEDFEKINEELRKFSEKLANKKQIVIANKMDLIWDMEKFEKFKSYLAEKGIEIYPVSVLLNEGLKEILYKTYDMLSKIEREPLEEEVDITKLLKELKIEKEDFEITRDEEDAIVVGGRIVDDVLAKYVIGMDDESLITFLHMMRNLGLEEALQEFGVQDGDTVKIADVEFEYFE
- a CDS encoding Fic family protein, producing the protein MKKIELYKSFLNSKRPIQKSILSRIENTLRNDFIYNTNAIEGNSLTRQETEVILEYGVTVKGKSLKDHLEVKGQEYAINFLNNIIKENEVLSLRLIKEFHSLILGPVDPEIAGQFKKFKNKIAGSTFETSDPIFVKEDLEKILKDYFSSNENIIEKIAKFHANFEKIHPFSDGNGRTGRLVMNFELMKAGYPICIIKNEDRLEYYNSLNETQANNNYDEIVKFVEENLEKTFEFYFEHISNNWQEEFEMFCKGGNI
- a CDS encoding RidA family protein; translation: MKRVINTTNAPAALGPYSQAIEANGVLYVSGQIPFVPATMTLVSEDVEEQTKQSLENIGAILKEAGYDFKDVVSATVYIKDMNDFTKINGVYDKYLGEVKPARACVEVARLPKDVKVEIGVIAVK
- a CDS encoding ATP-binding protein; protein product: MNNFDEEINKVKIFIPSFLEGLSTVRAMIRVYLREHNISELDEIQLLSVVDELTTNAVEHAYSDSQGEIEVVLNYYNNTIFLTVEDFGRGFDESLDSKEDGGFGLSIARKLVDVFEIEKKSKGTIIKVEKRIKEAV